The following are encoded in a window of Magnolia sinica isolate HGM2019 chromosome 11, MsV1, whole genome shotgun sequence genomic DNA:
- the LOC131218550 gene encoding uncharacterized protein LOC131218550 isoform X1: MYEAVENSVTGGYSQLQSFEESSEEELSVLPRHTKVVVTGNNRTKSVLVGLQGVVKKAVGLGGWHWLVLTNGIEVKLQRNALSVIEAPTGHEEEDDTECGNMQWNGSCMTSEDTHKPHQLRHRPHKTIGSPNKAASRSHSCDSQSKGSVSPAQGVTKVDFSKLETKALWRYWRHFNLVEAIPNPSKEQLIDVVQRHFMSQQLDELQVIVGFVQAAKRLKSVCN; encoded by the exons ATGTATGAAGCTGTGGAGAACTCCGTTACTGGCGGATACTCGCAGTTGCAGAGCTTCGAAGAGAGTAGCGAGGAGGAGCTCTCGGTGCTCCCGCGGCACACCAAAGTGGTGGTGACGGGGAACAATCGGACGAAATCGGTGCTTGTTGGGCTGCAAGGCGTTGTGAAGAAAGCTGTTGGGCTCGGCGGGTGGCATTGGCTG GTTCTTACCAATGGCATTGAAGTTAAGCTGCAAAGGAATGCCCTGAGTGTGATCGAGGCTCCGACTGGTCATGAGGAGGAGGATGACACCGAATGTGGAAACATGCAGTGGAATGGTTCATGTATGA CCTCGGAAGACACCCACAAGCCCCACCAACTGAGACATCGGCCACATAAAACAATCGGCTCGCCTAACAAAGCCGCAAGCCGCTCTCATTCATGTGATTCACAGTCTAAGGGATCTGTTTCACCTGCTCAGGGTGTAACT AAGGTTGACTTTAGCAAACTAGAAACAAAGGCGCTCTGGAGATATTGGAGACACTTCAACCTT GTGGAAGCCATTCCTAACCCATCAAAAGAACAGCTAATAGATGTTGTTCAGAGGCATTTCATGTCTCAG CAATTGGATGAGTTGCAGGTCATCGTAGGATTTGTGCAGGCTGCAAAGAGACTGAAGTCCGTCTGCAATTGA
- the LOC131218234 gene encoding uncharacterized protein LOC131218234, with translation MVDVTKIKIEISIDNAMEATVGHAEFDQKEYERCGSDLISDIIRKPHIPKPRPLKMVGPDHKSTIQRTHIKDPTGSQPKGPTTSAQYITTVDFSKLEMSSLRRYCRFYKLVGHDLKITPKEQLVDVVQRHFAPQRLDEMQVIVELVQAFKRPKNTDE, from the exons atggtg GATGTTACAAAAATAAAGATAGAGATCAGCATCGATAATGCAATGGAAGCTACAGTGGGCCACGCAGAGTTTGATCAGAAAGAATATGAACGATGTGGATCTGATTTGA TATCCGATATCATCCGAAAACCCCACATTCCAAAACCTCGGCCgctaaaaatggttggaccagACCACAAATCTACAATACAGAGGACCCACATAAAAGATCCGACGGGTTCACAGCCCAAGGGACCCACAACATCTGCTCAATACATTACA ACAGTCGATTTCAGCAAACTGGAAATGAGTTCGCTTCGGAGATATTGCCGATTCTACAAACTT gtCGGGCATGACCTCAAAATCACACCCAAAGAACAGCTGGTTGATGTTGTTCAGAGGCATTTCGCGCCCCAG CGATTGGATGAAATGCAGGTCATTGTCGAACTTGTGCAGGCTTTTAAGAGACCGAAGAACACAGATGAATGA
- the LOC131218550 gene encoding uncharacterized protein LOC131218550 isoform X2 gives MYEAVENSVTGGYSQLQSFEESSEEELSVLPRHTKVVVTGNNRTKSVLVGLQGVVKKAVGLGGWHWLVLTNGIEVKLQRNALSVIEAPTGHEEEDDTECGNMQWNGSCMTSEDTHKPHQLRHRPHKTIGSPNKAASRSHSCDSQSKGSVSPAQGVTVDFSKLETKALWRYWRHFNLVEAIPNPSKEQLIDVVQRHFMSQQLDELQVIVGFVQAAKRLKSVCN, from the exons ATGTATGAAGCTGTGGAGAACTCCGTTACTGGCGGATACTCGCAGTTGCAGAGCTTCGAAGAGAGTAGCGAGGAGGAGCTCTCGGTGCTCCCGCGGCACACCAAAGTGGTGGTGACGGGGAACAATCGGACGAAATCGGTGCTTGTTGGGCTGCAAGGCGTTGTGAAGAAAGCTGTTGGGCTCGGCGGGTGGCATTGGCTG GTTCTTACCAATGGCATTGAAGTTAAGCTGCAAAGGAATGCCCTGAGTGTGATCGAGGCTCCGACTGGTCATGAGGAGGAGGATGACACCGAATGTGGAAACATGCAGTGGAATGGTTCATGTATGA CCTCGGAAGACACCCACAAGCCCCACCAACTGAGACATCGGCCACATAAAACAATCGGCTCGCCTAACAAAGCCGCAAGCCGCTCTCATTCATGTGATTCACAGTCTAAGGGATCTGTTTCACCTGCTCAGGGTGTAACT GTTGACTTTAGCAAACTAGAAACAAAGGCGCTCTGGAGATATTGGAGACACTTCAACCTT GTGGAAGCCATTCCTAACCCATCAAAAGAACAGCTAATAGATGTTGTTCAGAGGCATTTCATGTCTCAG CAATTGGATGAGTTGCAGGTCATCGTAGGATTTGTGCAGGCTGCAAAGAGACTGAAGTCCGTCTGCAATTGA